A genomic segment from Modestobacter roseus encodes:
- a CDS encoding (2Fe-2S)-binding protein yields MTQINLRVDGVSYTDDVEPRTLLVHHLREQLGKVGTVVGCDTSNCGACTVHLDGHAVKSCTVFAVQADGCEVTTVEGLSGGSGGPGGSGVLHPVQRAFTEMHGLQCGFCTPGMIMASIDLLQENPDPSDDEVREGIEGNLCRCTGYQNIVKAVRSAAAEMRAEHEVTVPGLVDAGIVEQAGADERVAQA; encoded by the coding sequence GTGACCCAGATCAACCTGCGGGTCGACGGGGTGTCCTACACGGACGACGTCGAACCACGGACCCTGCTCGTGCACCACCTGCGGGAACAGCTGGGCAAGGTCGGCACCGTCGTGGGCTGCGACACCAGCAACTGCGGCGCCTGCACCGTGCACCTCGACGGGCACGCGGTGAAGTCCTGCACCGTCTTCGCCGTCCAGGCCGACGGCTGCGAGGTCACCACCGTGGAGGGCCTGTCGGGTGGGTCGGGTGGGCCGGGTGGATCCGGGGTGCTGCACCCGGTCCAGCGGGCGTTCACCGAGATGCACGGCCTGCAGTGCGGCTTCTGCACACCGGGGATGATCATGGCCTCGATCGACCTGCTGCAGGAGAACCCCGACCCCAGCGACGACGAGGTCCGGGAGGGCATCGAGGGCAACCTCTGCCGCTGCACCGGCTACCAGAACATCGTCAAGGCGGTGCGCTCCGCCGCCGCGGAGATGCGCGCGGAGCACGAGGTGACCGTGCCCGGGCTCGTGGACGCCGGGATCGTCGAGCAGGCCGGGGCGGACGAGCGGGTGGCCCAGGCATGA
- a CDS encoding MFS transporter, whose translation MSAAPSATTTPATTAEPALPSARTAALAIGALGLGGFAIGTTEFVTMGLLPDIAAGTGVTIPEAGHYISAYALGVVIGAPVLAALGARLPRRGLAVGLMVAFLVGNALTALAPGYPTLLLARFVGGLPHGAYFGAASLIAASLVAPHLRGRAVSSVMLGLAAANVAGVPAGTWLGQHLGWRSAFWAVVGIAVVTVVAILLVVPSSPGRQDASMRAELGALRRPQVLLTLGVATVGFGGLFAMYSYIAPTVTDVTGMSAGFVPVVLLAFGLGGLLGTALGGRLADRALFPSLVGATIATGVLLALMLVGSLQAVTLIANVFLVAASASTMVVLLQLRLMEVAGEAQMLGAALNHSALNAANALGAWLGGLVIAAGWGYRAPSGVGAGLAVLGLGFLLASAVLRRRELAAR comes from the coding sequence GTGAGCGCAGCACCCTCGGCAACGACCACCCCGGCCACGACGGCGGAGCCGGCGCTGCCCTCGGCGCGCACCGCGGCCCTGGCGATCGGGGCGCTGGGCCTGGGCGGCTTCGCCATCGGGACCACCGAGTTCGTCACCATGGGCCTGCTGCCGGACATCGCCGCCGGCACCGGGGTCACCATCCCCGAGGCCGGCCACTACATCTCCGCCTACGCGCTCGGCGTCGTCATCGGCGCACCGGTGCTCGCCGCGCTGGGCGCCCGGCTCCCCCGCCGCGGGCTCGCCGTCGGCCTGATGGTCGCCTTCCTGGTCGGCAACGCGCTCACCGCGCTGGCCCCCGGGTACCCGACCCTGCTGCTGGCCCGGTTCGTCGGCGGGCTGCCGCACGGGGCCTACTTCGGGGCGGCGTCGCTGATCGCCGCCTCGCTGGTCGCCCCGCACCTGCGCGGCCGCGCGGTCAGCTCGGTGATGCTGGGGCTGGCCGCGGCCAACGTCGCCGGCGTGCCCGCGGGAACGTGGCTCGGCCAGCACCTGGGCTGGCGGTCGGCCTTCTGGGCGGTGGTGGGCATCGCCGTCGTCACGGTCGTGGCGATCCTGCTGGTGGTGCCCTCGTCGCCGGGGCGCCAGGACGCCTCCATGCGCGCCGAGCTCGGCGCGCTGCGCCGCCCGCAGGTGCTGCTCACCCTGGGGGTGGCCACCGTCGGCTTCGGCGGTCTCTTCGCCATGTACAGCTACATCGCGCCCACCGTCACCGACGTCACCGGGATGTCCGCCGGGTTCGTGCCGGTGGTGCTGCTGGCCTTCGGCCTCGGGGGCCTGCTGGGGACGGCGCTGGGTGGCCGGCTGGCCGACCGGGCGCTGTTCCCCTCGCTGGTCGGCGCCACGATCGCCACCGGCGTGCTGCTGGCGCTGATGCTGGTCGGGTCGCTGCAGGCGGTCACCCTGATCGCGAACGTCTTCCTGGTCGCCGCGTCGGCCTCGACGATGGTGGTGCTGCTCCAGCTGCGGCTGATGGAGGTCGCCGGCGAGGCGCAGATGCTCGGCGCCGCGCTGAACCACTCCGCGCTCAACGCCGCCAACGCCCTCGGCGCCTGGCTCGGCGGGCTGGTCATCGCCGCCGGCTGGGGCTACCGAGCGCCCAGCGGCGTCGGCGCCGGGCTGGCCGTGCTCGGCCTGGGCTTCCTGCTCGCCTCCGCAGTGCTGCGCCGCCGGGAGCTCGCCGCTCGCTGA
- a CDS encoding multidrug effflux MFS transporter, with product MTTTQDTAAAAPATGARAHRAPEPAPRSQARTALVLGAFVALGPLTIDMYLPALPTITEDLQTTSATVQLTLTGTLVGLALGQLVLGPLADALGRRRPLLAGTAVHVLASLLVLVAPNVAVLGALRFFQGVGAAAGAVIAIAVVRDLFTGRAAATMLSRLFLVIGAAPVLAPTIGGEVLRFTSWRGVFVVLAVYGALLVAMGWFALRETLPPERRRSNGVVGTLRGYRALLRDRTYVGLVLVAGLTMAGLFAYVSGSSFVYQRDFGLSEQQFGLFFGAGAVFLIGATQFNPVLLRWFGPAQILVSATIAGAVAGAVLLALAATGTGGLFGVAIPLWGVLAACGLALPNAPALALSRHGEAAGTAAALLGAVQFGVGAAVSPVVGLLGNDAVAMGTVIVGSLVLALVVLFTVVRPWELTDVDPADTPAVAH from the coding sequence TTGACCACCACCCAGGACACCGCTGCCGCGGCGCCCGCCACCGGCGCGCGGGCACACCGCGCACCGGAGCCGGCACCGCGCAGCCAGGCCCGCACCGCGCTGGTCCTCGGGGCGTTCGTCGCCCTCGGCCCGCTGACCATCGACATGTACCTGCCGGCGCTGCCGACCATCACCGAGGACCTGCAGACCACCTCGGCGACGGTGCAGCTCACCCTCACCGGCACGCTCGTCGGCCTCGCCCTGGGCCAGCTGGTGCTCGGCCCGCTGGCCGACGCGCTGGGCCGGCGCCGCCCGCTGCTGGCCGGTACCGCGGTGCACGTGCTGGCGTCGCTGCTGGTGCTCGTCGCCCCCAACGTCGCCGTGCTCGGCGCGCTGCGGTTCTTCCAGGGGGTCGGCGCCGCCGCCGGTGCGGTGATCGCGATCGCCGTCGTCCGGGACCTGTTCACCGGCCGGGCCGCGGCCACCATGCTCTCCCGGCTGTTCCTGGTGATCGGCGCGGCACCGGTGCTCGCCCCGACCATCGGTGGCGAGGTGCTCCGGTTCACCTCCTGGCGCGGGGTGTTCGTCGTCCTCGCCGTCTACGGCGCGCTGCTGGTCGCCATGGGCTGGTTCGCGCTGCGTGAGACCCTGCCGCCGGAGCGCCGGCGCAGCAACGGCGTCGTCGGCACGCTGCGCGGCTACCGGGCCCTGCTGCGGGACCGCACCTACGTCGGCCTGGTGCTCGTCGCCGGCCTGACCATGGCCGGGCTGTTCGCCTACGTCTCCGGCTCGTCCTTCGTCTACCAGCGCGACTTCGGCCTGAGCGAGCAGCAGTTCGGCCTGTTCTTCGGTGCCGGGGCGGTCTTCCTGATCGGCGCCACGCAGTTCAACCCGGTGCTCCTGCGCTGGTTCGGCCCGGCCCAGATCCTGGTCTCGGCCACGATCGCCGGCGCGGTCGCCGGCGCGGTGCTGCTGGCGCTGGCCGCCACCGGCACCGGCGGTCTGTTCGGCGTGGCGATCCCGCTGTGGGGCGTGCTCGCCGCCTGCGGTCTCGCGCTGCCCAACGCCCCGGCGCTGGCGCTGTCCCGGCACGGGGAGGCCGCCGGCACCGCCGCGGCGCTGCTCGGCGCGGTGCAGTTCGGCGTGGGCGCCGCGGTCTCCCCGGTGGTGGGGCTGCTCGGCAACGACGCGGTCGCCATGGGCACGGTGATCGTCGGGTCGCTGGTGCTCGCGCTGGTGGTCCTCTTCACCGTCGTCCGGCCGTGGGAGCTGACCGACGTCGACCCCGCCGACACCCCGGCCGTCGCGCACTGA
- the mftF gene encoding mycofactocin biosynthesis glycosyltransferase MftF (Members of this protein family, MftF, are glycosyltransferases, members of PF00535 (glycosyl transferase family 2). The encoding gene is found as part of the mycofactocin cassette, in Mycobacterium tuberculosis, many other Actinobacteria, and occasional members of other lineages. Mycofactocin itself, a putative redox carrier, is a heavily modified derivative of the C-terminal Val-Tyr dipeptide of the mycofactocin precursor MftA (TIGR03969).) produces MLTTPSPPEEPLPTGLVVRLDPAVQRREDGAVLVGGSPLRQLRLAPAARAMVDGDRVTVTDARSATLTGRLVDAGIAHPEVSPAATGDVTIVVPVKDRTDGLTRLLAALRADPGTAACPVVVVDDGSADPVQVAGAQVIRHEQARGPAAARNAGLRVATTPLVAFVDSDCVPEPGWLGLLAGHLGADPRLALAAPRITALPVRAEGWVARYEALSSALDMGERTALVHPRSAVPYVPSAALLARRSAIGDGFDESMQVAEDVDLVWRLIGAGWRVRYEPAARVAHEHRVDPRDFLTRRAFYGSGAALLAQRHGALVAPVVLSPWSGAAWALALTGRPAGALAATAVLAEASRRLAVRVAPPGRRPPYRWAAGLVLRGTAGAGRMLARSVTRHHWPLALAAALVSRRARALVLAVLAGDAVAAWWPHRAEVDLAAFAAGRRLEDLAYGAGLWAGAWRARDATALLPVAPPPVAG; encoded by the coding sequence GTGCTGACGACGCCGTCCCCGCCGGAGGAGCCGCTGCCCACCGGGCTGGTGGTCCGGCTGGACCCCGCCGTGCAGCGCCGGGAGGACGGCGCGGTGCTGGTCGGCGGCTCGCCCCTGCGGCAGCTGCGCCTGGCCCCCGCCGCCCGCGCGATGGTCGACGGGGACCGGGTGACCGTCACCGACGCCCGCAGCGCCACCCTCACCGGCCGGCTCGTCGACGCCGGGATCGCCCACCCGGAGGTCTCGCCCGCCGCCACCGGCGACGTCACGATCGTCGTCCCGGTGAAGGACCGCACCGACGGGCTCACCCGGCTGTTGGCCGCCCTGCGCGCGGATCCGGGGACGGCGGCCTGCCCGGTGGTCGTGGTCGACGACGGCTCGGCCGACCCGGTCCAGGTGGCCGGGGCGCAGGTGATCCGGCACGAGCAGGCACGGGGGCCGGCCGCGGCCCGCAACGCCGGGCTCCGGGTGGCGACCACGCCGCTGGTGGCGTTCGTCGACTCCGACTGCGTGCCCGAGCCCGGCTGGCTGGGGCTCCTGGCCGGGCACCTGGGCGCCGACCCGCGGCTGGCGCTGGCCGCACCGCGGATCACCGCGCTGCCGGTGCGGGCCGAGGGCTGGGTGGCCCGGTACGAGGCGCTGTCGAGCGCGCTGGACATGGGGGAGCGGACGGCGCTGGTGCACCCGCGCAGCGCCGTCCCCTACGTGCCCAGCGCGGCGCTGCTCGCCCGGCGGTCGGCGATCGGCGACGGCTTCGACGAGTCGATGCAGGTGGCGGAGGACGTCGACCTGGTGTGGCGGCTGATCGGCGCGGGCTGGCGGGTCCGCTACGAGCCCGCCGCCCGGGTGGCGCACGAGCACCGGGTCGACCCGCGGGACTTCCTCACCCGCCGCGCCTTCTACGGCAGCGGCGCGGCGCTGCTGGCCCAGCGGCATGGGGCGCTCGTCGCTCCCGTGGTGCTCTCCCCGTGGTCGGGCGCGGCCTGGGCGCTCGCGCTCACCGGCCGGCCGGCCGGGGCGCTGGCCGCCACCGCCGTGCTGGCCGAGGCGTCCCGACGGCTGGCCGTCCGGGTGGCCCCGCCCGGACGGCGGCCGCCGTACCGGTGGGCGGCCGGGCTGGTGCTGCGCGGGACGGCGGGGGCCGGCCGGATGCTCGCCCGCTCGGTGACCCGGCACCACTGGCCGCTCGCGCTGGCCGCGGCGCTGGTCTCCCGCCGGGCGCGGGCGCTGGTGCTCGCGGTGCTGGCCGGGGACGCCGTCGCCGCCTGGTGGCCGCACCGGGCGGAGGTCGACCTCGCGGCCTTCGCCGCCGGCCGCCGGCTGGAGGACCTCGCCTACGGGGCCGGGCTGTGGGCCGGCGCCTGGCGGGCCCGGGACGCCACCGCGCTGCTGCCGGTCGCGCCGCCGCCCGTCGCCGGCTGA
- a CDS encoding type B 50S ribosomal protein L31 — protein sequence MRNGIHPEYRTVVFQDTSTGATFRTRSTIASERTVELDGETLPVVPVEISASSHPFWTGNQRVLDTAGRVEKFNQRYGARTRG from the coding sequence ATGCGCAACGGCATCCACCCCGAGTACCGGACCGTCGTCTTCCAGGACACGTCGACCGGTGCCACCTTCCGCACCCGTTCGACGATCGCCAGCGAGCGCACCGTCGAGCTGGACGGCGAGACCCTGCCCGTGGTCCCGGTCGAGATCAGCGCGTCGTCGCACCCGTTCTGGACCGGCAACCAGCGCGTGCTGGACACCGCCGGCCGGGTCGAGAAGTTCAACCAGCGGTACGGCGCCCGCACCCGCGGCTGA
- a CDS encoding polynucleotide kinase-phosphatase: protein MTELAIPDLALVVLIGASGAGKSTFARAHFRPTQVLSSDVCRGLVADDEDDQSATPDAFAVLHFIAATRLRAGRLTVVDATNVKREDRASLVQLARDHDVLPVAIVLDLPEGVCQERNAARTDRDLPRGVVSRQRAELHRGLRGLSREGFRKVHRLTSVADVESAVVTWEKQYNDERERTGPFDVVGDVHGCRAELEELLTALGWQLARDDAGRPVGATHPGGRTALFLGDLVDRGPDSPGVLRLVMGMVRAGTALCVPGNHENKLVKALRGRDVQVTHGLAETLEQLSAESPEFRADVEQFCDGLVSHLVLDGGALVVAHAGLPEHLQGRSSGRVRSFALYGDTTGETDEFGLPVRYPWAQDYRGRATVLYGHTPVPEPEWVNNTMCLDTGCVFGGRLTALRYPERELVAVPAQRTWYEPARPFLSADDAPPARPDAVLDVADVLGKRVVETRLSGRVTVREENAAAAIEVMSRFALAPQQLAYLPPTMSPVATSAREDRLEHPAEAFSYYRGEGVDRVVCQEKHMGSRAVALVRRADATGDPDRPVTERGALYTRTGRSFFGAELTTAFLARLAGAAETAGLFDELGSDWLLLDGELLPWSAKAGELIRGQYAPVGAAARAALPVAEAVLAEAAGRGLDVGELLDRQRARRADAEGFTAAYRRYCWPTDGLTGTAFAPFQLLASAGATFSDRPHDWHLAVGDRLAAADPGLLRGTGHRFVDVTDPAQEEAATAWWTALTAGGGEGMVVKPAGNLTRGRRGVVQPGLKVRGREYLRLVYGPEYTEPANLTRLRERNLGRKRGLALREYALGLEGLERLARGEPLWRVHECVFAVLALESEPVDPRL, encoded by the coding sequence ATGACCGAGCTCGCGATCCCGGACCTGGCGCTGGTGGTGCTGATCGGGGCCTCCGGCGCGGGCAAGTCCACCTTCGCCCGCGCGCACTTCCGCCCCACCCAGGTGCTCTCCAGCGACGTCTGCCGCGGCCTGGTCGCCGACGACGAGGACGACCAGTCGGCCACCCCGGACGCCTTCGCCGTCCTGCACTTCATCGCCGCGACCCGGTTGCGCGCCGGCCGGCTCACCGTCGTCGACGCCACCAACGTCAAGCGGGAGGACCGCGCTTCGCTGGTGCAGCTGGCCCGCGACCACGACGTCCTGCCGGTGGCGATCGTGCTCGACCTGCCCGAGGGGGTGTGCCAGGAGCGCAACGCCGCCCGCACGGACCGGGACCTGCCGCGCGGGGTGGTCAGCCGGCAGCGCGCCGAGCTGCACCGCGGCCTCCGCGGGCTGTCCCGGGAGGGCTTCCGCAAGGTGCACCGGCTCACCTCGGTGGCCGACGTCGAGTCCGCGGTGGTCACCTGGGAGAAGCAGTACAACGACGAGCGGGAGCGGACCGGCCCGTTCGACGTCGTCGGCGACGTGCACGGCTGCCGGGCGGAGCTGGAGGAGCTGCTCACCGCCCTCGGCTGGCAGCTGGCGCGCGACGACGCCGGCCGGCCGGTCGGCGCCACCCACCCCGGGGGCCGGACGGCGCTCTTCCTCGGCGACCTGGTCGACCGCGGGCCCGACTCCCCGGGCGTGCTGCGGCTGGTCATGGGCATGGTGCGCGCCGGCACCGCGTTGTGCGTGCCCGGCAACCACGAGAACAAGCTGGTCAAGGCGCTGCGCGGGCGCGACGTGCAGGTCACCCACGGCCTGGCCGAGACGCTGGAGCAGCTCTCGGCGGAGAGCCCGGAGTTCCGCGCCGACGTCGAGCAGTTCTGCGACGGCCTGGTCAGCCACCTCGTGCTGGACGGCGGCGCGCTGGTGGTCGCGCACGCCGGGCTGCCCGAGCACCTGCAGGGCCGGTCCAGCGGCAGGGTGCGCAGCTTCGCCCTCTACGGCGACACCACCGGGGAGACCGACGAGTTCGGGCTGCCGGTGCGCTACCCGTGGGCGCAGGACTACCGCGGCCGGGCGACGGTGCTCTACGGCCACACCCCGGTGCCCGAGCCCGAGTGGGTCAACAACACGATGTGCCTGGACACCGGCTGCGTGTTCGGCGGCCGGCTCACCGCGCTGCGCTACCCCGAGCGCGAGCTGGTCGCCGTGCCCGCGCAGCGCACCTGGTACGAGCCGGCCCGCCCGTTCCTGAGCGCGGACGACGCACCGCCGGCCCGGCCGGACGCCGTCCTCGACGTCGCCGACGTGCTGGGCAAGCGGGTGGTGGAGACCCGGCTGTCCGGGCGGGTGACCGTGCGCGAGGAGAACGCGGCCGCCGCGATCGAGGTGATGAGCCGGTTCGCGCTGGCGCCGCAGCAGCTGGCCTACCTGCCGCCGACGATGAGCCCGGTCGCCACCTCGGCGCGGGAGGACCGGCTGGAGCACCCGGCCGAGGCCTTCTCCTACTACCGCGGCGAGGGCGTCGACCGGGTCGTCTGCCAGGAGAAGCACATGGGCTCGCGGGCGGTGGCGCTGGTCCGCCGGGCCGACGCCACCGGCGACCCGGACCGGCCGGTCACCGAGCGGGGCGCGCTGTACACCCGCACCGGCCGGTCGTTCTTCGGCGCGGAGCTGACCACGGCCTTCCTCGCCCGGCTGGCCGGGGCGGCGGAGACCGCCGGTCTCTTCGACGAGCTCGGCAGCGACTGGCTGCTGCTCGACGGGGAGCTGCTGCCCTGGTCGGCCAAGGCCGGGGAGCTGATCCGTGGCCAGTACGCCCCGGTCGGCGCCGCCGCCCGCGCCGCGCTGCCGGTGGCCGAGGCGGTGCTCGCCGAGGCGGCCGGCCGGGGCCTGGACGTCGGGGAACTGCTGGACCGCCAGCGTGCCCGCCGGGCCGACGCCGAGGGGTTCACCGCCGCCTACCGGCGCTACTGCTGGCCCACCGACGGGCTCACCGGCACCGCGTTCGCCCCGTTCCAGCTGCTCGCCTCCGCCGGGGCGACCTTCAGCGACCGCCCGCACGACTGGCACCTCGCCGTCGGTGACCGGCTGGCCGCCGCCGACCCCGGGCTGCTGCGCGGCACCGGGCACCGGTTCGTCGACGTCACCGACCCGGCGCAGGAGGAGGCGGCGACCGCCTGGTGGACCGCGCTCACCGCCGGCGGTGGCGAGGGCATGGTGGTGAAGCCGGCCGGCAACCTCACCCGCGGCCGGCGCGGGGTGGTGCAGCCCGGGCTGAAGGTGCGCGGGCGGGAGTACCTGCGGCTGGTCTACGGCCCCGAGTACACCGAGCCGGCGAACCTGACCCGGCTGCGCGAGCGGAACCTGGGCCGCAAGCGCGGGCTGGCGCTGCGCGAGTACGCGCTCGGCCTGGAGGGGCTGGAGCGGCTGGCCCGCGGCGAGCCGCTGTGGCGGGTGCACGAGTGCGTCTTCGCCGTCCTGGCGCTGGAGTCCGAGCCGGTCGACCCCCGGCTCTGA
- a CDS encoding 3' terminal RNA ribose 2'-O-methyltransferase Hen1 has product MLLTLSTTHEPATDLGFLLHKNPARAQQVEVSTGVAHVFYPEATEQRCTVALLLEVDPIGLVRGARGAAAEGFSLGQYVNDRPYAASSLLAVALGKAFASARRGVSKERPDLVGRPLPLEVHLPALSCRGGAELAERFFTPLGWTVQATPLPLDEQFPEWGDSRLVDLRLTGTMRLADAVNHLYVALPVLDDAKHYWVSTDEVDKLLRAGQGWLATHPDRELITQRYLAHRRSLAGQALARLAEVDDTDAETFDDAVPTDLPADAPADRPTPLAQLRAGAVLAALRAAGAHRVVDLGCGSGALLPALLGEPSFTEVVGVDVSARALQVAARRLHLDRMPERQRARLTLVQSALTYRDARLAGYDAAVLMEVVEHLDPDRLPALEDAVFAAASPGTVVVTTPNVEHNVRYPALAAGGFRHRDHRFEWTRAEFAGWAEGVAARHGYTVRLLGVGEDDPQVGPPTQLAVFTRGVVAEVAA; this is encoded by the coding sequence GTGCTGCTGACCCTCTCGACCACCCACGAACCCGCCACCGACCTGGGCTTCCTGCTGCACAAGAACCCTGCCCGGGCGCAGCAGGTCGAGGTCTCCACCGGGGTCGCGCACGTGTTCTACCCGGAGGCGACCGAGCAGCGGTGCACCGTCGCGCTGCTGCTGGAGGTCGACCCGATCGGGCTGGTCCGCGGCGCGCGGGGCGCCGCCGCCGAGGGCTTCAGCCTCGGCCAGTACGTCAACGACCGCCCGTACGCGGCGTCCAGCCTGCTCGCCGTCGCCCTGGGCAAGGCCTTCGCCAGCGCCCGCCGCGGGGTCAGCAAGGAGCGGCCGGACCTGGTCGGGCGGCCGCTGCCGCTGGAGGTGCACCTGCCGGCGCTGTCCTGCCGGGGCGGCGCGGAGCTGGCCGAGCGGTTCTTCACCCCGCTGGGCTGGACGGTGCAGGCCACCCCGCTGCCGCTGGACGAGCAGTTCCCGGAGTGGGGCGACTCGCGGCTGGTCGACCTGCGGCTGACCGGCACGATGCGGCTGGCCGACGCGGTCAACCACCTCTACGTCGCCCTGCCGGTGCTCGACGACGCCAAGCACTACTGGGTCAGCACCGACGAGGTCGACAAGCTGCTGCGCGCCGGGCAGGGCTGGCTGGCCACCCACCCCGACCGGGAGCTGATCACCCAGCGGTACCTGGCGCACCGCCGGTCGCTGGCCGGGCAGGCGCTCGCCCGGCTCGCCGAGGTCGACGACACGGACGCCGAGACGTTCGACGACGCCGTGCCCACCGACCTGCCCGCCGACGCGCCCGCCGACCGGCCCACCCCGCTGGCCCAGCTGCGGGCCGGCGCCGTGCTCGCCGCGCTCCGGGCCGCCGGCGCCCACCGCGTCGTCGACCTGGGCTGTGGCAGCGGCGCGCTGCTCCCGGCGCTGCTCGGCGAGCCGTCGTTCACCGAGGTGGTCGGGGTCGACGTCAGCGCCCGCGCCCTGCAGGTCGCCGCCCGCCGGCTGCACCTGGACCGGATGCCGGAGCGCCAGCGGGCGCGGCTCACCCTCGTGCAGAGCGCTCTCACCTACCGGGACGCCCGGCTGGCCGGCTACGACGCCGCCGTGCTCATGGAGGTCGTCGAGCACCTGGACCCCGACCGGTTGCCGGCGCTGGAGGACGCCGTCTTCGCCGCGGCATCACCGGGCACCGTCGTCGTCACCACGCCCAACGTGGAGCACAACGTGCGGTACCCCGCGCTGGCCGCCGGCGGGTTCCGGCACCGCGACCACCGCTTCGAGTGGACCCGGGCGGAGTTCGCCGGCTGGGCGGAGGGGGTCGCCGCGCGGCACGGGTACACGGTGCGGTTGCTCGGCGTGGGGGAGGACGACCCGCAGGTCGGGCCGCCGACCCAGCTGGCGGTCTTCACCCGGGGCGTCGTCGCGGAGGTGGCGGCATGA
- a CDS encoding iron-siderophore ABC transporter substrate-binding protein has protein sequence MSRTALRGTVLRGTALLAAALVVTSCGSDSGDEETSAGGGTPSSSSSGAFPVTVDTAFGEVEVPEEPTRVVALGWGDAETALALGVQPVGASDWLGFGGEGVGPWAEGLYDEAPELIETIEPSYEAIAALDPDLILDTKSPATQERYDALSAIAPTIGQPEGADQYLTSPEQQLEMIGAALGKSEEAAALQAEVDQAFADAAAAHPEFDGKTVVVGTRTSEGYGAYVEGDTRVEFMEQLGFTNSPAVQELAEDSFSVSLSNEQLPLLDADLTVMFPIFIDASEITDDALFQAVPSVQDGRAVVLDDTTLTNAFSIGTPLATQYALENAVPLFADAVS, from the coding sequence ATGTCCCGCACCGCCCTCCGCGGCACCGTCCTCCGGGGCACCGCCCTGCTGGCCGCCGCACTCGTCGTCACCAGCTGCGGCTCCGACTCCGGCGACGAGGAGACCAGCGCCGGGGGTGGCACGCCGTCCAGCAGCTCGTCCGGCGCCTTCCCGGTCACCGTGGACACCGCCTTCGGTGAGGTCGAGGTGCCCGAGGAGCCGACCCGGGTGGTGGCGCTGGGCTGGGGCGACGCCGAGACGGCGCTGGCGCTGGGCGTGCAGCCGGTGGGCGCGAGCGACTGGCTGGGCTTCGGCGGCGAGGGCGTGGGCCCGTGGGCCGAGGGGCTCTACGACGAGGCACCGGAGCTCATCGAGACGATCGAGCCCAGCTACGAGGCGATCGCGGCGCTCGACCCGGACCTGATCCTGGACACCAAGTCCCCGGCCACCCAGGAGCGCTACGACGCGCTGAGCGCCATCGCGCCGACGATCGGGCAGCCCGAGGGCGCCGACCAGTACCTGACCAGCCCGGAGCAGCAGCTGGAGATGATCGGCGCCGCGCTCGGCAAGAGCGAGGAGGCCGCCGCGCTGCAGGCCGAGGTCGACCAGGCGTTCGCCGACGCCGCCGCCGCGCACCCCGAGTTCGACGGGAAGACCGTGGTCGTCGGCACCCGCACCAGCGAGGGCTACGGCGCCTACGTCGAGGGCGACACCCGGGTGGAGTTCATGGAGCAGCTGGGCTTCACCAACTCCCCCGCGGTGCAGGAGCTGGCCGAGGACAGCTTCTCCGTCTCGCTGAGCAACGAGCAGCTCCCGCTGCTGGACGCCGACCTCACGGTGATGTTCCCGATCTTCATCGACGCCAGCGAGATCACCGACGACGCCCTGTTCCAGGCGGTGCCCTCCGTGCAGGACGGCCGCGCGGTGGTGCTCGACGACACCACGCTGACCAACGCGTTCTCGATCGGCACCCCGCTGGCCACCCAGTACGCGCTGGAGAACGCCGTCCCGCTGTTCGCCGACGCCGTCAGCTGA
- the mftE gene encoding mycofactocin biosynthesis peptidyl-dipeptidase MftE has protein sequence MRLSGARWPEIGSRPLVVVPLGSVEQHGRHLPLATDTVVARAVAEAAVPDLDGAWLAPELGYGASGEHEGFPGTISLGTEALTALLTEYGRSAGRWAGRVLVVNGHGGNLDALRAAVPLLRTERRDVAWFPCGVAGGDAHAGRTETSLMLHVEPDGVDEAVATPGVTTPIGELLPRLRAEGVRGVSPDGVLGDPTGASAAEGAELLAGMVRRLVAAVAGWDVDPTGRLRG, from the coding sequence GTGCGGCTGAGCGGGGCCAGGTGGCCGGAGATCGGGTCGCGGCCGCTGGTCGTCGTCCCGCTGGGGTCGGTCGAGCAGCACGGCCGGCACCTGCCGCTGGCCACCGACACCGTCGTCGCCCGCGCCGTCGCCGAGGCCGCCGTCCCCGACCTGGACGGCGCCTGGCTGGCGCCCGAGCTGGGCTACGGCGCCAGCGGCGAGCACGAGGGCTTCCCCGGCACCATCTCCCTCGGCACCGAGGCGCTCACCGCGCTGCTCACCGAGTACGGCCGCTCCGCCGGGCGGTGGGCCGGCCGGGTGCTGGTGGTCAACGGCCACGGCGGGAACCTGGACGCGCTGCGCGCGGCGGTGCCGCTGCTGCGCACGGAGCGGCGGGACGTCGCCTGGTTCCCCTGCGGCGTTGCCGGGGGCGACGCGCACGCCGGGCGCACCGAGACGTCACTGATGTTGCACGTGGAACCGGACGGGGTGGACGAGGCGGTCGCCACCCCCGGGGTGACGACGCCGATCGGCGAGCTGCTGCCGCGGCTGCGGGCCGAGGGGGTGCGCGGGGTCAGCCCGGACGGCGTGCTGGGCGACCCGACCGGTGCCTCGGCGGCCGAGGGGGCGGAGCTGCTGGCCGGGATGGTGCGCCGGCTGGTGGCCGCCGTCGCCGGCTGGGACGTCGACCCCACCGGCCGCCTCCGCGGCTGA